The genomic region CACCGCCGTGTTGCCGATGAGCTGCTCAGTGTTGAGCCCCGTGGCCTGAGCCACACGCTCGACTACCGGGTAGGCCTCCGGGTGCACCGCCGACCCGTCGAGCGGGTTTGAGCCGCCCTGGATGCGCAAGAAGCCGGCAGCCTGCTCGAACGCCTTCGGACCCAGGCGCGGGACCTTGCCCAGTTCCTTGCGGGTGGTAAACCGGCCGTGCTCGTCGCGGTAGGCCACGATATTTTTCGCCACCGTGCCGGACAGGCCGGCAACGCGCTCGAGCAGCGGCGCGGAGGCGGTGTTGACGTCCACACCGACGGAGTTCACCGCATCTTCGACCACCGCATCCAGCGTCTGCGCGAGCGCGGTCTGGTTCACGTCGTGCTGGTACTGGCCCACACCGATGGACTTCGGGTCCACCTTGACCAACTCCGCCAGCGGGTCCTGCAAGCGCCGCGCGATAGACACCGCGGAGCGCAGCGAGACATCCATGTCCGGGAACTCCTCCGCCGCGATCGGGCTGGCGGAATACACCGACGCACCGGATTCGGAGACCACCACCGGGGTGGGCCGCTTCCCGCCGGCCTGCGCAATCAGATCCGCGACCTCGCCCGCGAGCTTCTCCGACTCGCGCGAAGCGGTGCCGTTGCCCACCGCAATCAGTTCCACGCCATGCTGCGCGGCAAGCGACGCCAGCTCCGCGCGGGAGGCGTCCCAACGGTTCTGCGGCTGGTGCGGGTAAACAATGGTGGTGGCCAGCACCTTGCCGGTCTCGTCCACCACCGCGCACTTGACACCGTTGCGGTACCCCGGATCCAGCGCCAGGGTGGCGCGCTGTCCGGCGGGCGCAGCGAGCAGCACGTCGCGCAGGTTGGTCTTGAACACCTGCAGCGCGCCGTCTTCCGCCTTCTCTTTCAAGCGCATACGGGTATCCAAGTTCGCAGAAACCTGCAGCTTGGTGCGCCAGCCCCAGCGCACGGCCTTGGCCAGCCACTGGGAATCCTGCACTGGCAGGTCGAAGCGTTCGGCGATCATGCCCTCGTAGACGGTCTCCTCCCCCGGATCCATATCGAGCGTGAGCACGCCTTCCGCCTCGCCGCGAAGCAATGCCAGGATGCGGTGGCTGGGCAGTTTTTCAAACGGCTCGGAAAACTCGAAGTAGTCCGCGAACTTCGCCCCTTCAGTCTCCTTGCCTTCCACCACCGCAGAGCGCATCGCGCCCTGACCGTAAACGCGGTCGCGCACCTCGCCCACCAGGTCGGCGTCGGTGGCGAAGCGGTCCACCAAAATGGCGCGCGCGCCTTCGAGCGCGGCCTTCGCATCCGGGAAGCCCTCGGAGAGGAAGGCCTGGGCGAGTTGCTCGGGGTCGGCCGAAGGGTCGTCGATAAGCTGCTGCTCAAGCGCCTCCAGGCCCGCCTCGCGCGCGATGTCTGCCTTGGTCTTGCGACGCTTCTTGTACGGCAGGTAGAGGTCTTCCACGCGCGCCTTGGTGTCGGCGGCGAGGATCGCCTGCTTCAACTCGTCGGTGAGTTTGCCCTGCTCCTCAATGCTTTCCAGCACTGCCTGCTTGCGCTCGGCGAGCTCGACCAGATAGGTGTTGCGCTCCTCTATGTGGCGCAACTGCGCGTCGTCGAGGCCGCCCGTTACCTCCTTGCGGTAGCGGGCGATAAACGGCACGGTGTTGCCCTCAGCCAGCAGCTTGAGGGCCTGCTCGACCTGGTTGTCCCGAACGTTGAGTTCTTTCGCGATGGTGGCTGCGATTGATGTCATTCGGGCGAGTTTAGTCGCGCCTGTTTTGGGCCAGCTTTACAGCAGAACCTGCGCCAGAACCGAACCGACGACACACGAGGTGAACACCGAAATCGCACCCGGGACTAAGAAGGAGTGGTTGATCACGTACTTGCCAATGCGCGTCGTGCCCGTGCGGTCGAAGCCGATGCACGCCAGGTCCGACGGGTAGGTGGGCAAAATCCAGTAGCCGTAGGCGGCGCCGTAGAAGCCCACGATCACCTTCGGGTCGATGCCCAGCGCCAGACCGATCGGGGCAATGGACACGAGTGCGGCAGCCTGGGAGTTGACCAGCTTGGACACAATAAGCAGCACGATCGCGTAGGCCCACGGCGCGGCCTCCACCACCGAGCCGAGCCCCTCCTCCAGCTGGTCGATGTGCGCCGCGAAGAACGTGTCCGCCATCCAGGCGACACCGAAGACCGAAAACACCGCGGTCATGCCAGCCTTGAACACCGGGGTCGAGGCGATCTTTTTATGGTCTACCTTGCAAAACAGCAGGATCAACGCACCCGCGAACAGCATCACCATCTGGATGGCAAGGTTCATCGAAAGCGGCTTCATGCCGCCCTCGCCGTCGTAGAACGCCGGGCGCAGGCCCTCGAAGGCGCCGAGGACGACCACGAATGCGATCGCGGCGAGGAACACCCACACTGCGTTCTTGGCGGTGCGCGGGAAGACCTCGTCCATCAGCGAGTGGCTGGACTGGTTGATGGACTGCGCAAACACCGGGTCTTTCATCCGCTCCTGGAAGTGCGGGTCCTGGTCGAGGTCTTTGCCGCGGCGCAGCGACCACAGCGCGGCCAGGATGACACCGGACAGCGACGCCGGAATGGCGACCATGAGGATCTGCGGGATGGAGTATGCCTTGTCAATCACACCCGCATTTTCAGCCAGGATGGACGCGAGCGACACCGTCGCCACCGAGACTGGGGAGGCGGTGATGCCCATCTGCGCCGAGGTGGAGGAGACAGCCATGGGGCGCTCCGGCCGGATACCCTTCTTCAGCGCGATGTCCTCGATGATCGGGAACATGGTGTAGACGACGTGGCCGGTGCCGCACAGCACGGTGAGAAACCACGTGGTCAGCGGCGCGAGGATGGTGATGCGCTCGGGGTGGGCGCGCAACACCTTTTCCGCCTGCTGCATCATCACCTCCAGTCCGCGCGATTGTTGCAGCGTCGCGGCGCAGCCGATCACGGCGATGATGGTGAGCATCACGCCGACGGGTGGTTCGCCGGGCTCGAGCCCGAAGACGAACACCATCAGCATCAGGCCGATGCCGGAGATGAGGCCGAGCCCCAGCCCGCCGTAGCGGGTGCCAAGCAGCAGGGCGCCGAGAATGATGACGATTTGCAGGACGATGGCGACCGCGGAGGTTGGGTCGAGCACTGACGCGAGCATGGGTGTCCTTTCTTGTGAACACGCGTAACACTCTCAACCCTATGCAGATATGGTCAGATCATTAAATTCTCACAGGGTGATGTTAGCCACCAGATCGGTTAAACCTCTACGGTCCGCCCCGACTCACAGGTTCCTACAACATCACCGACCGCGCGCGTGGCCTCTTCCAGCGGCAACGCGGTTCTCCCCTCGACGGTGAGCACGCCGCCCTCCTGCGCAATCCGGGTTGCCCGGTATCCCGCCTTCTTCAGCGCCCTGCGCATTTGCTTTGCGACGATTCGCTTCGCCCCACCCACCTGCAACGTCGTAACCACGTCGCGGGCGTCGAGCATGAACCGGTCGTCGTCGCTGAGATTTGCCTGCTCCAACAGCTCCGGGCGGACCGCACGCGTGCGCTTCAGCGACTGCTCGCGGCGCCAGGTTTCCACCTTGGCGTGGTCGCCGGACGTGAGCACCGCCGGTGCCTCGATGCCGCGCCACACCCTCGGTTTGGTGTAGCTGGGCCCTTCGAGCAAGCCGTCGGAGAAGCTGTCTTCCTCGTGGCTTTCCGTGTTGCCGAGCACGCCCGGGATCAGCCGCGTCACGGCCTCCGCGATGACCAGAACGGCGACCTCGCCGCCGATGAGCACATAGTCACCGATGGAGACCTCGCGCACCCGGTAACGATGTGCGGCGTCCTCGAAGACGCGCTGGTCGATGCCCTCGTAGCGCCCGCACGCGAACACGATATGGCGCTCGCGCGACCAGGCCTGCGCATCCTTCTGCGTAAACGGCTTACCGGCCGGGGTGGGTACCAGCAGCAAGGGCTTGTCCGAGTCCTCTCCCTCGCCGTACGGACGGGGAGCCACCGCGTGGACGTCGTCGTGGCGCAGCTTGTCGTTGCGGTGAGCGACAGCGGAATCGAGGTCGGTGCCGGTGCGGCCTTTCGCGATCTCGTCGAGTGCGGGCCCCCACACCTCCGGCTTCATCACCATGCCCGGTCCCCCTCCCAGCGGCGGTGCGTCCACGGACTTGTGGTTGCCTTCCGCCCAATCACGCAGGTCGTGCACGCCCACGGAGAGGATCCCCTGTTCGATCGCCTTGCCCAGCAGCGCGTGGCGCAGCGGGTCGAGGTACTCGGGGAAGATGGTGACAACGTCTAAGCGCAGCTGCGGGTTAGACATCAAGCAGGCCCTCAGGCGGGGTGATAACCAGGTAGCCCGCGTCCGCGTCGAGCTCCGGCACGAAGTCCATCACGAACGGGACCATGACGTCCTTGCCCTTGTAGTCGATCTCCAAGATCTTCCGGTTCGGCACATCCATCACGCCGGTGACCTCACCGACCTCTTCGTCGCCGTGGCGGACCTTCAGCCCGATCAGCTCGTGGTTGTAGTACTCGTCAGAGTCCTCGCCACGCTCCAGCGGCTCGGCGAAGAACTTCATGCCCCGCAGGCTGTCTGCCGCGGTGCGGTCCGGAACTTCTTCGAAGCTGACCAGCAGGCGCTTCTGGTGCGGGCGCACCGTCTTTACGGTCAGCTCCCGCTCTTTGCCCGCCTGGCGGCCGGCAAGCACAGCGCCGACGACGATGCGTTCTTCCGACTCGTCCGCCAACAACTCGACGGCAACTTCACCTTTCACGCCGTGGGACTTGACCACGCGGCCGATCTGCAGCTCCATGGGTGCCAAGACTATCAGCGGTGAATGCGACCACTTCGCCCCCTTAAGCAGAAAGCTGCGACGCAGCCCAACTGTTGAGCCAGAGCGTAATCTGTGTCACTATGCCGGTCACGTAACCGTCGACGAGCAAATGCTTCAGTCGATTCCTAAGGAAGCAACATGACCTACTTCGAGCAACTTGCCAAAGACATGTCGGAAAAGGACCATTTGATGTCCGTCAAATGGTGGCGCCCCGGCATGACCTTGGAAGAAGCCTACGAGACGATTCGTGCCCTCCCAATTGATCAAAAACACGAGATCGAGAACCCGAGCCAGCCCGAGCAGGGGGCGTGGAACCAATTCAGAGGTGACACGTTCATCCAGATTCGTCTGCGCGAACTGTTCGAGGGATACGCAATAGAGCACGGCGATCCGTATTTCATTGGGTTGATGGGCCAGGCCGGATTTGAGCGCGACTTTCTTCTCTGGCACGACACCGAACTCCGAGAAGAACTGATTTGGCCGCTCTTCTCGCTCGCGGGCACCCAAGAAGTCAGTTTCACCACCATGGAGAAGACGTACTGGCCAGGCTGGGCAGAATCGCTTGTTGCGCTGGTGGACGAAGGTCTGCTGGACCGCGAACGCCTGCTCGACGAAATGCTCACGGCGCTGAACCGGGGTTTCCCCGCGTACCGCGTTCGCTGGTTTACCCAGCATTACGAGGATTTCGCGCCGACCGAGGAAGAAACCACGAAGCGACAGCACCTGCTCATCGCCGCTATGGGCTCGGGGATCGGCTCTACTACCACGTTCGCAGTCAAGCAACTTTCTCGCCTGTCGGAGCTGGATGCGGACGGGTTTGTTGCCGCCGGCACCCACGCCCTGAGCGGGTCGAAGACGACTGCAATCACGGCGCTGAAAATGTTGGAGAAGATCGCGACCGAGCGCGAAGATCTGGCCGCGGGGATCGCTGATGCCGCGCAAACCGGCCTATACCACGCAAATGACGACGTCGTACGACGCAGTGCCGCGCTCCTACGCACGTTGGGCAAAGAGGAGCTCGTTGACGCCGCCCGCGACGTCCTGTCCCCTGTCATGGCGCTCGAATTGCTGGGCCCCCGGTACACCAGCCCGGAAGCCCCCACAGAGACTTCCGCACCGTTAGGGCAGCCCGCTGAAGCGCAACCTGTCGCCCCGTGGACGGACGAGGATGCTTTGTTTCGCACCCGAGAGTTGCTCGCCGCACCAGACGCGGTGGGCTTTGCGTTGCTCGTTGCGTGGCTGGCGGAAACTGGGCCGCGCGCGCTGGAGATTCTCAAACCGGTGCTGCCGAACGACAGCCCGTCGTCTACTCTCCCCGATGTGCGGTGGCTATTGGTGCAATGCCGCAGCACTCCTGCCGAGGTAGAAGAAGCCAACGCGTATCGGCTGACGGTTGATATGAGGAGGAAATCGCTCCTGCGGGTCGTTGCCATCGTGCATGGGCTCGAACCCACGCGCACCCTACTTTCAACGCCAACGGACACCTTCGGCCGCGTGGACAACAAGGAATTCGCCCGCCGCCTCGCCACATATTCAAACCCCGAAGACGTCTGGCCCGACGATGCCCTCCTCGCCCACCTGCGATTAGTGGACTTTCAGGAAGACAGCACCGGACGTGTGCCCCTACAGGGAGTGCGAGCTGGGTGCGACTGCGTCCTGTGGACCCCGCCCGAAGACCGATGCACCGGATGCGGTGAAAGCCGCGTATGGCTCCGCACCTCACAAGGGTGGAAACACCAAAGCACACAGCTCGAAGAGAAGCTGCCATTTCTGGCTTCCGCCCCGTTCAGCGTCACCTACTCCGCTGCCGGGCGCGCCATCGTCGCCCCGAGCTGCTTGGATGCCTACACCCACGACATGGAGAGCGGCCTGGACGACGGGATGTCGAACTACCCAGAAAAGCAGGATCCCGCCATTGTCGACGTACTCACTTGGCACCCAGGAGAATGGTCGCCGCACACCGCCCGGTTCTTGGGCAAAGCCATGGCAAACAAAGACACTGAAATTCGCACAATCGCCACCGAGCTTGTGGCGACTGCACTCCCACGAGCCATCGGGGCGGACACCGCCGCGGAAGAATGGTCCAAGTTAGAAGACGTCATCCTTGGCCGATGGGCTGCCTCGCTTGAAGACGCCGCAACGCTTAACCCAATCTACGTC from Corynebacterium fournieri harbors:
- a CDS encoding Tex family protein, which codes for MTSIAATIAKELNVRDNQVEQALKLLAEGNTVPFIARYRKEVTGGLDDAQLRHIEERNTYLVELAERKQAVLESIEEQGKLTDELKQAILAADTKARVEDLYLPYKKRRKTKADIAREAGLEALEQQLIDDPSADPEQLAQAFLSEGFPDAKAALEGARAILVDRFATDADLVGEVRDRVYGQGAMRSAVVEGKETEGAKFADYFEFSEPFEKLPSHRILALLRGEAEGVLTLDMDPGEETVYEGMIAERFDLPVQDSQWLAKAVRWGWRTKLQVSANLDTRMRLKEKAEDGALQVFKTNLRDVLLAAPAGQRATLALDPGYRNGVKCAVVDETGKVLATTIVYPHQPQNRWDASRAELASLAAQHGVELIAVGNGTASRESEKLAGEVADLIAQAGGKRPTPVVVSESGASVYSASPIAAEEFPDMDVSLRSAVSIARRLQDPLAELVKVDPKSIGVGQYQHDVNQTALAQTLDAVVEDAVNSVGVDVNTASAPLLERVAGLSGTVAKNIVAYRDEHGRFTTRKELGKVPRLGPKAFEQAAGFLRIQGGSNPLDGSAVHPEAYPVVERVAQATGLNTEQLIGNTAVLTKLKPEDFADATFGVPTVTDILAELDKPGRDPRPEFKTAEFKEGVNEVKDLTPGMILEGTVTNVAAFGAFVDVGVHQDGLVHVSAMSHSFVSDPHEVVRSGEVVKVKVMDVDVARDRIGLSLRLDDEPGQPAPKKGRNQGGKNRQGKRNRGGGRPEERRQASGSMADALKRAGFGK
- a CDS encoding anaerobic C4-dicarboxylate transporter, with translation MLASVLDPTSAVAIVLQIVIILGALLLGTRYGGLGLGLISGIGLMLMVFVFGLEPGEPPVGVMLTIIAVIGCAATLQQSRGLEVMMQQAEKVLRAHPERITILAPLTTWFLTVLCGTGHVVYTMFPIIEDIALKKGIRPERPMAVSSTSAQMGITASPVSVATVSLASILAENAGVIDKAYSIPQILMVAIPASLSGVILAALWSLRRGKDLDQDPHFQERMKDPVFAQSINQSSHSLMDEVFPRTAKNAVWVFLAAIAFVVVLGAFEGLRPAFYDGEGGMKPLSMNLAIQMVMLFAGALILLFCKVDHKKIASTPVFKAGMTAVFSVFGVAWMADTFFAAHIDQLEEGLGSVVEAAPWAYAIVLLIVSKLVNSQAAALVSIAPIGLALGIDPKVIVGFYGAAYGYWILPTYPSDLACIGFDRTGTTRIGKYVINHSFLVPGAISVFTSCVVGSVLAQVLL
- the rimM gene encoding ribosome maturation factor RimM (Essential for efficient processing of 16S rRNA), with translation MELQIGRVVKSHGVKGEVAVELLADESEERIVVGAVLAGRQAGKERELTVKTVRPHQKRLLVSFEEVPDRTAADSLRGMKFFAEPLERGEDSDEYYNHELIGLKVRHGDEEVGEVTGVMDVPNRKILEIDYKGKDVMVPFVMDFVPELDADAGYLVITPPEGLLDV
- a CDS encoding DUF6493 family protein produces the protein MTYFEQLAKDMSEKDHLMSVKWWRPGMTLEEAYETIRALPIDQKHEIENPSQPEQGAWNQFRGDTFIQIRLRELFEGYAIEHGDPYFIGLMGQAGFERDFLLWHDTELREELIWPLFSLAGTQEVSFTTMEKTYWPGWAESLVALVDEGLLDRERLLDEMLTALNRGFPAYRVRWFTQHYEDFAPTEEETTKRQHLLIAAMGSGIGSTTTFAVKQLSRLSELDADGFVAAGTHALSGSKTTAITALKMLEKIATEREDLAAGIADAAQTGLYHANDDVVRRSAALLRTLGKEELVDAARDVLSPVMALELLGPRYTSPEAPTETSAPLGQPAEAQPVAPWTDEDALFRTRELLAAPDAVGFALLVAWLAETGPRALEILKPVLPNDSPSSTLPDVRWLLVQCRSTPAEVEEANAYRLTVDMRRKSLLRVVAIVHGLEPTRTLLSTPTDTFGRVDNKEFARRLATYSNPEDVWPDDALLAHLRLVDFQEDSTGRVPLQGVRAGCDCVLWTPPEDRCTGCGESRVWLRTSQGWKHQSTQLEEKLPFLASAPFSVTYSAAGRAIVAPSCLDAYTHDMESGLDDGMSNYPEKQDPAIVDVLTWHPGEWSPHTARFLGKAMANKDTEIRTIATELVATALPRAIGADTAAEEWSKLEDVILGRWAASLEDAATLNPIYVCDLLAQLLPKLDHKSRDLGKLIELYRNVRLATGESELGAGLREWLANFNGKSKAALAASALLKEA